Proteins encoded by one window of Tepidibacillus fermentans:
- a CDS encoding glycoside hydrolase family 36 N-terminal domain-containing protein, whose protein sequence is MKYPFSIPFRKGIQSIDGIKKNRFTQHNPFIALKDFNTEENQDNVYGFSLVYSENC, encoded by the coding sequence ATCAAATATCCCTTTTCTATCCCTTTTCGAAAAGGTATTCAGTCGATTGACGGCATAAAAAAGAATAGGTTCACTCAGCATAATCCATTTATTGCTTTGAAAGATTTTAATACAGAAGAGAATCAAGATAATGTTTATGGATTCAGTTTAGTTTATAGTGAGAACTGTTAG